The Sneathiella limimaris region CATTAGAACTCATTATTTGGGAGAGTTTAATGTCATTTCGTCCATTGCATGATCGTGTGCTGGTAAAGCGCGTGGAAAGCGAAGAAAAAACAGCTGGCGGAATTATTCTCGTCGACAGCGCTCAGGAAAAACCTTCTGAAGGTGAAGTTGTTGCAGTCGGCGGCGGCGCGATTAAAGAAGATGGCTC contains the following coding sequences:
- the groES gene encoding co-chaperone GroES: MSFRPLHDRVLVKRVESEEKTAGGIILVDSAQEKPSEGEVVAVGGGAIKEDGSVRPLDVKVGDKVMFGKWSGTEVKLNGEELLIMKESDIMGILG